A region from the Lycium barbarum isolate Lr01 chromosome 8, ASM1917538v2, whole genome shotgun sequence genome encodes:
- the LOC132605762 gene encoding cytochrome b-c1 complex subunit 8-like, producing MGKQPVKLKAVVYALSPFQQKVMPGLWKDLPGKIHHKVSENWISECTSKYLFILFSFA from the coding sequence ATGGGGAAACAACCAGTTAAGCTGAAGGCAGTTGTATACGCTTTATCACCATTTCAACAGAAAGTAATGCCTGGTTTATGGAAGGATCTACCTGGTAAGATCCATCACAAAGTTTCCGAAAATTGGATTAGCGAGTGCACCAGTAAGTACTTATTTATTCTGTTTTCTTTTGCTTAA
- the LOC132605763 gene encoding putative B3 domain-containing protein At5g58280: MANDNSTNSYEEIRRQRVLDNKKRFEDLGILNISKNLSDLTKSEKKSNYKSELRRVRQKANDVYMSEPRRSTRARNPAPSYRDEIDIEIPSSRKRSRFSSSWATYLARPLEEVKVASYEEKAQALKYAEKLQNNLQSENPYFIKSMVRSHVYSCFWLGLPTRFCEDHLPKSTVNVLLVDEEGLEYESLFIGKRTGLSGGWRAFALDHKLDDGDALVFELVEPTKFKVYIVRASHCSSGADKSSAEKGEKEAEETSKSVTKKRKKTSKQSEVQTTAKEEVSVVASATRRSTRRKQNM, from the exons ATGGCAAATGACAACAGCACCAACAGTTACGAGGAGATCCGCAGGCAAAGGGTTCTGGACAATAAGAAACGATTTGAG GATTTGGGGATTTTGAATATATCTAAAAACCTTTCTGATCTTACAAAGTCCGAGAAGAAGTCCAACTATAAATCCGAG CTACGCCGAGTTAGACAAAAAGCAAACGATGTTTACATGTCGGAGCCAAGAAGGTCTACACGGGCTAGGAATCCTGCTCCATCATACCGTGATGAA ATTGATATAGAGATTCCATCTTCGCGGAAGAGATCAAGATTCAGCTCTTCATGGGCAAC TTATCTAGCAAGACCATTAGAAGAAGTGAAAGTTGCTTCATATGAAGAGAAAGCACAAGCTTTAAAGTATGCAGAAAAGCTTCAGAACAATCTGCAGTCTGAAAATCCATATTTTATCAAGTCTATGGTCCGCTCTCATGTCTACAGTTGTTTCTGGTTG GGACTTCCTACTAGATTTTGTGAAGACCATCTTCCCAAGTCTACCGTAAATGTTCTGCTAGTGGATGAGGAAGGTTTAGAGTATGAATCTCTATTTATTGGCAAAAGAACTGGACTAAGTGGAGGATGGAGAGCATTTGCACTAGATCATAAGCTGGATGATGGAGATGCTCTAGTATTTGAATTGGTTGAGCCAACAAAATTTAAG GTCTACATAGTTCGAGCATCCCACTGTTCAAGTGGAGCGGATAAATCTAGCGCAGAAAAAGGAGAGAAGGAAGCTGAAGAAACATCAAAGAGTGtgacaaagaaaagaaagaaaactagCAAACAATCAGAAGTTCAAACGACAGCTAAGGAAGAGGTCTCCGTAGTGGCTTCAGCCACGAGACGCAGTACTAGAAGAAAACAGAACATGTAA
- the LOC132605765 gene encoding large ribosomal subunit protein uL16-like, whose protein sequence is MGRRPARCYRQIKNKPYPKSRFCRGVPDPKIRIYDVGMKKKGVDEFPFCVHLVSWEKENVSSEALEAARIACNKYMTKSAGKDAFHLRVRVHPFHVLRINKMLSCAGADRLQTGMRGAFGKPQGVCARVAIGQVLLSVRCKDGNANHAQEALRRAKFKFPGRQKIIVSRKWGFTKFSRTDYLRYKSENRIVNDGVNAKLLGCHGRLAARQPGRAFLEAATSS, encoded by the exons ATGGGGAGAA GACCTGCAAGGTGTTACCGCCAGATTAAGAACAAGCCTTACCCAAAATCACGGTTTTGCCGTGGTGTTCCTGATCCAAAAATCAGGATCTATGATGTGGGTATGAAGAAGAAGGGAGTTGATGAATTTCCTTTCTGTGTGCATTTGGTCAGTTGGGAGAAGGAGAATGTTTCAAGTGAGGCACTTGAAGCTGCTCGTATTGCTTGCAACAAGTACATGACCAAGTCCGCTGGAAAGGATGCTTTCCACCTAAGGGTTAGGGTCCATCCCTTCCATGTTTTGCGTATTAACAAGATGTTGTCGTGTGCTGGGGCTGATAGGCTCCAAACTGGTATGAGGGGTGCTTTTGGTAAGCCACAGGGTGTCTGTGCCCGTGTTGCTATTGGTCAAGTTCTTCTCTCTGTTCGCTGCAAAGATGGCAACGCTAACCATGCTCAAGAGGCTCTTCGTCGTGCAAAGTTTAAGTTCCCTGGCCGACAAAAGATCATTGTCAGCAGAAAGTG GGGCTTCACTAAGTTCAGCCGTACCGATTATCTGAGGTACAAGTCCGAGAACCGTATTGTAAACGATGGTGTCAATGCTAAG CTTCTTGGATGCCATGGACGTCTTGCTGCACGTCAACCTGGAAGAGCTTTTTTGGAAGCAGCGACTTCAAGTTGA